From a single Hymenobacter sp. YIM 151500-1 genomic region:
- a CDS encoding prolyl oligopeptidase family serine peptidase has product MRNLTFPVLALAALAACRSSQPGTPTAAASATAASGGAATTPAFRFAVQYPESKKVDHKDDYFGTAVADSYRWLEDLDSPDTKAWVEAQNKVAFGYLEQIPFRDKIRERLTQMWNYERFGIPQREGDALYFSKNDGLQNQAVLYVQRSDGSEGQPNVLLDPNKFSADGTTALAGTYFSNDHRYLAYATSGGGSDWQKLKVMDLQTRQPLPDELQWVKVSGAAWYKNGFFYSRYDAPKAGENQLSGKNEFHRVYYHQLGKPQSADKLVYEDKKMPLGFRTVGTTEDERFLVLYLTDGKADGNRLSVRDLTDPKQATTFTPLISSYEHNNSVVGNVGGQLLVLTNYKAPRYRVVLIDPKKPQEANWKEVLPETEQKLEGVDHVGGYLVASYLKDASSNIKVYTEKGEFKHDVALPAIGTASGFGGRRDSKDVYYAFTSFTYPTTIYKYNLATNTSTVFRAPKVDVNPQDYVTTQVFYKSKDGTKVPMFITHKKGLQLTGQNPTYLYAYGGFNISLTPSFSVARMLWLENGGILAIPNLRGGGEYGEAWHQAGMTPNKQNVFDDFIAAAEYLKVQGYTSTEKLAIAGGSNGGLLVGATMTQRPDLCAVALPAVGVMDMLRYQKFTIGWNWAPEYGTSDNQAQFENLYKFSPLHNLKSGTSYPATLITTADHDDRVVPAHSFKFAAALQAANTGPHPQLIRIDVNAGHGAGKSTKLQIQEWADVWSFAFQNMGVNPYKK; this is encoded by the coding sequence ATGCGCAACCTCACCTTTCCTGTTCTGGCCCTCGCGGCGCTGGCCGCCTGCCGGTCGTCGCAGCCGGGCACGCCCACGGCCGCGGCTTCGGCTACGGCCGCCTCGGGCGGCGCCGCTACTACTCCCGCTTTTCGTTTCGCTGTGCAATACCCTGAAAGCAAGAAAGTCGACCACAAAGACGACTACTTCGGCACTGCCGTGGCCGACTCCTACCGCTGGCTCGAAGACCTCGACTCGCCCGACACCAAAGCCTGGGTAGAAGCCCAGAACAAGGTCGCGTTTGGCTACCTGGAGCAGATTCCGTTCCGGGACAAGATTCGGGAGCGGCTTACGCAGATGTGGAACTACGAGCGGTTTGGCATTCCGCAGCGGGAAGGCGACGCCCTCTACTTCAGCAAAAACGACGGCCTGCAAAACCAGGCGGTGCTCTACGTGCAGCGCAGCGACGGCTCGGAAGGCCAGCCCAACGTGCTGCTCGACCCCAACAAGTTTTCTGCCGATGGCACTACGGCGCTGGCCGGCACTTATTTCTCCAACGACCACCGCTACCTGGCCTACGCCACCTCGGGCGGCGGCTCCGACTGGCAGAAGCTGAAGGTCATGGACCTGCAAACCCGCCAGCCCCTGCCCGATGAGCTGCAATGGGTGAAGGTGTCGGGGGCGGCGTGGTACAAGAACGGCTTCTTCTACAGCCGCTACGACGCGCCCAAGGCCGGCGAAAACCAGCTGTCGGGCAAAAACGAGTTTCACAGGGTGTACTACCACCAGCTGGGTAAGCCCCAGAGCGCCGACAAGCTGGTGTACGAAGACAAAAAGATGCCCTTGGGCTTCCGCACCGTGGGCACTACCGAGGATGAGCGTTTCCTGGTGCTCTACCTCACCGATGGCAAGGCCGACGGCAACCGCCTCTCGGTGCGCGACCTGACCGACCCCAAGCAGGCTACCACGTTTACGCCCCTCATCAGCAGCTACGAGCACAACAACTCGGTGGTGGGCAACGTGGGCGGGCAACTGCTGGTGCTCACTAACTATAAGGCCCCGCGCTACCGCGTGGTGCTCATCGACCCCAAGAAGCCCCAGGAAGCCAACTGGAAGGAAGTGCTGCCCGAAACCGAGCAGAAGCTGGAAGGCGTGGACCACGTGGGCGGCTACCTGGTGGCCTCCTACCTGAAGGACGCCAGCTCCAACATCAAGGTGTACACCGAAAAGGGTGAGTTTAAGCACGACGTGGCCCTGCCGGCCATTGGCACGGCCAGCGGCTTCGGGGGCCGCCGCGACTCGAAGGACGTGTACTACGCCTTCACTTCGTTTACCTACCCCACTACCATCTACAAGTACAACCTGGCTACCAACACCAGCACCGTGTTCCGGGCGCCCAAAGTGGACGTAAATCCGCAGGACTACGTGACGACGCAGGTGTTTTACAAGAGCAAGGACGGCACCAAGGTGCCCATGTTCATCACCCACAAGAAAGGCTTGCAGCTGACCGGGCAGAACCCGACTTACCTCTACGCCTACGGCGGGTTCAACATCTCCCTGACGCCCAGCTTCTCCGTGGCGCGCATGTTGTGGCTGGAAAACGGTGGCATCCTGGCCATTCCGAACCTGCGGGGCGGGGGCGAGTACGGCGAGGCCTGGCACCAGGCCGGCATGACGCCCAACAAGCAGAACGTGTTCGACGACTTTATTGCCGCCGCCGAGTACCTGAAAGTGCAGGGCTACACCAGCACCGAAAAGCTGGCCATTGCGGGCGGCTCCAACGGTGGCTTGCTGGTGGGCGCCACCATGACCCAGCGCCCCGACCTGTGCGCCGTGGCCCTGCCGGCCGTGGGCGTGATGGACATGCTGCGCTACCAGAAGTTTACCATCGGCTGGAACTGGGCCCCCGAGTACGGCACCTCCGACAACCAGGCGCAGTTCGAGAACCTCTACAAATTCTCGCCCCTGCACAACCTGAAGTCCGGCACCAGCTACCCGGCCACGCTCATCACCACCGCCGACCACGACGACCGGGTGGTGCCCGCGCACTCGTTTAAGTTTGCGGCCGCCCTGCAAGCCGCCAACACCGGCCCGCACCCCCAGCTCATCCGCATCGACGTGAATGCGGGCCACGGCGCCGGCAAAAGCACTAAGCTCCAGATTCAGGAGTGGGCCGACGTGTGGTCGTTTGCCTTCCAGAACATGGGCGTAAATCCGTATAAGAAGTAG
- a CDS encoding flagellar biosynthesis protein FlhF, giving the protein MPLSHRFAVLLPSLLLLATTARAQTPLGQPTLEEQKVQIWCATVKFVYEDTGRPNLKSRLSCGGSLKEFESSIKPDSQRVYSALYQPLEGRGVMYKGLGSDNSRLQKLTTEIINRLKASPARRASPARMQNVAVLETALKNYVDNGTPIGELNTAAAETTADPATDEEVAPVDEATAAAPSDAGPAEAGVASPVPPTRSAGESLMNKFFGPLALILSLLSLVLYALLRRSIGAFQRELSARIDKRRDEILALQNAPVGSAVAGATAEKLSAAQQRELERLVQQQVREEVEKLREQLTAAASLAVSRLEPTPPVVPAASVAPVTAPASYTQPAAYTPAPAATAEPVAAPAAEPAPPAPAPADEFDALVPPVQLAGYEAPEPQPRTRYVKVPVNGAFSEYDLADEPQHDSIYEIHLDPQWPELATFSVTQNPAVHAYAIQSAQYSLREACRYQQPTGAVARIVTEEEGVLRKVGSTWQIEQKAGIRFE; this is encoded by the coding sequence ATGCCTCTTTCTCACCGCTTTGCTGTCCTGCTTCCGAGCCTGCTTCTCCTCGCCACCACCGCCCGCGCCCAAACGCCCCTGGGCCAGCCGACGCTGGAGGAGCAGAAGGTGCAAATCTGGTGCGCCACGGTGAAGTTCGTGTACGAGGACACGGGCCGGCCGAATCTGAAAAGCCGGCTGAGCTGCGGGGGCAGCCTGAAGGAGTTTGAGAGTAGCATCAAGCCCGACAGCCAGCGGGTGTACTCGGCGCTGTATCAGCCGCTGGAGGGGCGCGGGGTGATGTACAAGGGGCTGGGCTCCGACAACTCCCGTTTGCAAAAGCTGACCACGGAAATCATCAACCGCCTGAAAGCCTCCCCGGCCCGCCGCGCTAGTCCGGCCCGCATGCAGAACGTGGCCGTGCTCGAAACTGCCCTCAAAAACTACGTCGACAACGGTACGCCCATTGGCGAGCTGAACACGGCCGCCGCCGAAACAACTGCCGACCCGGCAACAGACGAGGAAGTAGCCCCGGTGGACGAAGCTACCGCCGCCGCGCCCAGCGACGCGGGCCCGGCCGAGGCCGGCGTGGCCAGTCCTGTGCCGCCGACCCGGAGTGCGGGGGAAAGCCTGATGAACAAGTTTTTCGGGCCGCTGGCCCTGATTTTGTCTTTGCTGAGCTTGGTGCTCTACGCCTTGCTGCGGCGCAGCATCGGGGCGTTTCAGCGGGAGCTAAGTGCCCGCATCGACAAGCGGCGCGACGAGATACTGGCCCTGCAAAACGCCCCGGTCGGCTCGGCCGTGGCTGGGGCAACGGCGGAGAAACTGTCAGCGGCCCAGCAGCGGGAGCTGGAACGGCTGGTGCAACAGCAGGTGCGGGAAGAGGTAGAGAAACTACGCGAGCAGCTGACCGCCGCGGCTTCCTTGGCCGTTTCCCGGCTGGAGCCTACACCGCCTGTTGTGCCGGCGGCTTCCGTTGCGCCCGTTACGGCGCCAGCCAGTTACACGCAGCCCGCTGCTTATACCCCAGCGCCGGCCGCTACTGCCGAACCCGTGGCTGCGCCGGCTGCTGAGCCTGCGCCGCCAGCCCCAGCTCCCGCCGATGAGTTTGATGCGCTGGTGCCGCCGGTGCAGCTCGCCGGTTACGAAGCTCCCGAACCTCAGCCCCGTACGCGCTATGTAAAAGTGCCCGTCAACGGCGCGTTCAGCGAGTACGACTTAGCCGACGAGCCCCAGCACGACAGCATCTACGAAATTCACCTGGACCCGCAGTGGCCGGAATTGGCTACGTTCAGCGTCACGCAAAATCCGGCTGTGCACGCCTACGCCATCCAGAGTGCCCAGTATTCTCTGCGGGAAGCCTGCCGCTACCAGCAGCCCACTGGCGCCGTGGCGCGCATCGTGACCGAGGAAGAAGGCGTGTTGCGCAAAGTGGGCAGCACCTGGCAGATCGAGCAGAAGGCGGGAATTCGGTTTGAATGA
- a CDS encoding endonuclease domain-containing protein, whose protein sequence is MPDHPERVHNLLHKKQLRRELRSHTTAAEASLWTYLQRSQLSGRKFRRQHNIGPYIADFYCPAEKLVIELDGAGHYNVVGNARDIDRTCYLEAQGLRVLRFENKDFWSHPESVLAAIEAAFSPNESLGRPTDCQPPLAPPF, encoded by the coding sequence ATGCCCGACCACCCGGAGAGAGTACACAATCTGCTGCATAAAAAACAGCTGCGCCGTGAGCTACGAAGCCACACTACTGCTGCCGAAGCTTCGTTGTGGACGTATTTGCAGCGCAGCCAATTGAGTGGCCGCAAGTTTCGGCGGCAGCATAACATCGGGCCGTACATCGCAGACTTTTACTGTCCAGCTGAAAAGTTAGTAATAGAACTCGATGGAGCCGGGCATTATAATGTGGTTGGTAATGCACGGGATATCGACCGTACGTGCTATTTAGAGGCTCAGGGCTTACGAGTATTGCGGTTCGAAAACAAAGATTTCTGGAGTCATCCGGAGAGTGTGCTGGCTGCTATTGAAGCTGCCTTTTCGCCAAATGAATCGCTGGGTCGTCCCACCGATTGTCAACCACCCCTAGCCCCTCCTTTCTAA
- a CDS encoding DUF4272 domain-containing protein, translating into MNEEFKLQVKAVSEGKVLALGGRVCDWLPILETPALRSIEEVKGRMSVLNALINISFEAPIPIIRDWLARHELEVFLSAEEEALLAKSNAELTDRELGGLRWNLESLWAMLWATGLVADLDPTEWCGDNMASLLPNLEQGEDNTKLEKLTALRPAEELYRMLDYHYRLHWYCVDERLHGRAALVNEGIVYERRKALEWIFNRAADWDDVEMST; encoded by the coding sequence ATGAACGAGGAGTTTAAACTTCAAGTCAAGGCCGTGTCGGAGGGCAAGGTGCTGGCCCTGGGCGGCCGGGTGTGCGACTGGCTGCCTATCCTGGAAACGCCGGCCCTGCGGTCCATCGAGGAAGTAAAAGGCCGCATGAGCGTGCTGAATGCGCTGATCAACATTTCCTTTGAAGCACCCATCCCCATCATCCGCGACTGGCTGGCCCGGCACGAGCTGGAAGTGTTTTTGTCGGCCGAGGAAGAAGCCCTGCTGGCCAAGAGCAACGCCGAGCTGACCGACCGGGAGCTGGGCGGCCTGCGCTGGAACCTGGAAAGCCTGTGGGCCATGCTCTGGGCCACCGGCCTGGTGGCCGACCTGGACCCCACGGAGTGGTGCGGCGACAATATGGCTTCCCTGCTGCCCAACCTGGAGCAGGGGGAAGACAACACGAAACTGGAGAAACTGACGGCACTACGGCCCGCCGAGGAGCTGTATCGTATGCTGGACTACCATTACCGCCTGCACTGGTACTGCGTGGATGAGCGGCTGCACGGCCGCGCGGCGTTGGTAAACGAAGGCATCGTGTACGAGCGGCGCAAGGCGCTGGAGTGGATTTTCAACCGCGCCGCCGACTGGGACGACGTAGAAATGAGCACGTAG
- a CDS encoding sugar phosphate nucleotidyltransferase produces MKAVIPVAGIGSRLRPHTHTQPKSLVPVAGNTILGHIIDRLVGAGVEEFVFIIGYLGEKIESYVRRHYPQLRSTFVVQEPREGIAHALWLARDQFRYEQDGILILLGDTIVDIDLGEMMRTPGNVLAVKEVKTPSLFGLVETGPGGRVTKVVEKPRIPKSNYALVGLYKIDNPDWLASALERILERDQRTHGEFQLTDALMLMIQDGAQMTTAAVDNWFDCGRKDSLLEANARLLNRPEFLSRRDYPEFPDTIIIPPVSIGKDCQISGSIIGPNVAIGDRTIIKSTILCDSIIGSYSELKSAVMHDCIVGSDTSFKGMRHSLNIGDNTEIDYS; encoded by the coding sequence ATGAAAGCAGTTATTCCCGTGGCCGGCATCGGCTCCCGCCTGCGCCCACACACGCACACCCAGCCCAAATCCCTGGTTCCGGTGGCCGGCAACACCATCCTGGGCCACATCATCGACCGTCTCGTGGGGGCCGGCGTGGAGGAGTTTGTCTTCATCATCGGCTACCTGGGCGAGAAGATTGAGAGCTACGTGCGCCGGCACTACCCGCAGCTGCGCAGCACGTTTGTGGTGCAGGAGCCCCGCGAAGGCATTGCCCACGCCCTCTGGCTGGCCCGCGACCAGTTCCGCTACGAGCAGGACGGCATCCTGATTCTGCTCGGCGACACCATCGTAGACATCGACTTGGGCGAGATGATGCGCACCCCCGGCAACGTACTGGCCGTGAAGGAGGTGAAAACGCCTTCGCTGTTTGGGCTGGTCGAAACTGGGCCGGGCGGGCGCGTTACGAAGGTGGTAGAGAAGCCCCGCATTCCGAAGTCGAACTATGCCCTGGTGGGGTTGTATAAGATTGACAACCCCGACTGGCTGGCCTCGGCCCTGGAGCGCATCCTGGAGCGCGACCAGCGCACCCACGGCGAGTTTCAGCTCACCGACGCCCTCATGCTCATGATCCAGGACGGCGCCCAGATGACCACGGCCGCCGTGGACAACTGGTTTGACTGCGGCCGCAAAGACTCCCTGCTCGAAGCCAACGCCCGCCTGCTCAACCGCCCCGAGTTCCTGAGCCGCCGCGACTACCCCGAGTTTCCGGACACCATCATCATTCCGCCCGTGAGCATCGGCAAGGACTGCCAGATTTCGGGCTCCATCATCGGCCCCAACGTGGCCATCGGCGACCGGACCATCATCAAAAGCACCATTCTCTGCGACTCCATCATCGGCTCCTACAGCGAGCTGAAGTCGGCCGTGATGCACGACTGTATTGTGGGCTCCGACACGTCGTTTAAGGGTATGCGGCACAGCCTTAACATCGGCGACAATACGGAAATCGACTACAGCTAG
- a CDS encoding LemA family protein, giving the protein MKRFLLYFAGLVLLLSQSSCGYNSMVQKDQAVKAQWANVQSAYQRRADLIPNLVNTVKGAANFEQTTLTNVVEARAKATSVQVNPEQLTPENIKRFQEAQSQLSAGLGRLLAVSENYPELKANANFQELQAQIEGTENRINVERNRFNQVTTDYNTYIKSFPNNLFAGTFGFAEKPYFEADPASQKAPTVQF; this is encoded by the coding sequence ATGAAACGTTTCCTGCTTTACTTCGCCGGTTTGGTGCTATTGCTGTCCCAGTCGTCGTGCGGCTACAACTCCATGGTGCAGAAAGACCAGGCCGTGAAAGCCCAGTGGGCCAACGTGCAGAGCGCCTACCAGCGCCGCGCCGACCTGATTCCGAACCTGGTAAACACGGTAAAAGGCGCCGCCAACTTCGAGCAAACCACGCTTACCAACGTGGTAGAGGCCCGCGCCAAGGCCACCAGCGTGCAAGTCAACCCCGAGCAGCTCACCCCCGAAAATATCAAACGGTTCCAGGAAGCCCAGAGCCAGCTGAGCGCCGGCCTGGGCCGCCTGCTGGCCGTGTCGGAAAACTATCCTGAGCTGAAGGCCAACGCCAACTTCCAGGAGCTGCAAGCCCAGATTGAGGGCACCGAAAACCGCATCAACGTGGAGCGCAACCGGTTCAACCAGGTCACGACCGACTACAATACCTACATCAAGTCGTTCCCGAACAACCTGTTTGCCGGCACGTTCGGCTTTGCCGAGAAGCCCTACTTCGAGGCCGACCCCGCCTCCCAGAAAGCCCCGACGGTGCAATTCTAG
- a CDS encoding TPM domain-containing protein, whose amino-acid sequence MTNPLTSEQEAALVEAIRQAELRTSGEVRVHLEDTCPTPEPLDRAAQVFAELNMHRTAQRNGVLFYLAWESRQFAVIGDAGINAAVPDDFWEVTKETVLQQFRLEHYAKGLEQGIRMVGEQLQRYFPYDAGSDQNELDDSISFGDADKSPRT is encoded by the coding sequence ATGACCAACCCTCTTACTTCCGAGCAGGAAGCGGCCTTGGTGGAAGCCATTCGGCAGGCGGAGCTGCGCACGTCGGGCGAAGTCCGGGTGCACCTGGAAGACACCTGCCCCACGCCCGAGCCCCTGGACCGGGCGGCGCAGGTGTTTGCCGAGCTGAACATGCACCGCACTGCCCAGCGCAACGGCGTGCTGTTTTACCTGGCCTGGGAAAGCCGGCAGTTTGCCGTCATCGGCGACGCGGGCATCAACGCCGCCGTACCCGACGATTTTTGGGAAGTCACCAAGGAAACCGTGCTTCAGCAGTTCCGCCTCGAGCACTACGCCAAGGGCCTGGAGCAGGGTATCCGGATGGTGGGTGAGCAGCTGCAACGCTATTTCCCGTACGATGCGGGCTCCGACCAAAACGAGCTGGATGACTCGATTTCGTTTGGAGACGCGGATAAGTCGCCGCGCACATGA
- a CDS encoding TPM domain-containing protein, which produces MRPALTSGGRPWLRLVLFFLLLLSPVLGAWAQEVPPRPSPPRLVNDLAGMLRPDEIQALEQKLVAYNDSTSSQVAVVTVPTLGDYDIFDYAQKLYETWGIGQRGRNNGVLLLVAEKERRARIHTGYGLEGAIPDALAKRIISNTIVPAFKEQRYYEGFDRATDQLFALAKGEYKADQTTAPPRRSRANDSGSGWLFWVIIGGLILFILLRNRGGGGGYGRSSRGFGGMMPPIIFGDFSGGRGVFGGGGGSWGGGGGGFGGFGGGSSGGGGASGDW; this is translated from the coding sequence ATGAGGCCGGCGCTGACCTCCGGTGGCCGCCCGTGGCTGCGGCTGGTGCTCTTTTTCCTGCTGCTGCTGAGTCCGGTGCTGGGCGCCTGGGCCCAGGAAGTGCCGCCCCGCCCCTCGCCCCCGCGCCTCGTTAATGACCTGGCCGGCATGCTGCGGCCCGATGAGATTCAGGCCCTGGAGCAGAAGCTGGTGGCCTACAACGACAGCACCTCCTCGCAGGTAGCCGTGGTGACTGTGCCCACCCTAGGCGACTACGACATTTTCGACTACGCCCAGAAGCTCTACGAAACCTGGGGCATCGGGCAGCGCGGCCGCAACAACGGGGTGCTGCTGCTGGTGGCCGAGAAAGAGCGCCGGGCCCGCATCCATACCGGCTACGGCCTGGAGGGCGCCATTCCCGACGCCCTGGCCAAGCGTATCATTTCCAACACCATTGTACCGGCCTTCAAGGAGCAGCGCTACTACGAGGGCTTCGACCGGGCCACCGACCAGCTGTTTGCCCTAGCCAAAGGTGAGTACAAAGCCGACCAAACCACGGCGCCACCGCGCCGCTCCCGCGCCAACGACAGCGGCTCCGGCTGGCTGTTTTGGGTGATAATCGGGGGGCTCATCCTGTTTATTCTGCTGCGCAACCGCGGCGGAGGCGGGGGCTACGGCCGCAGCAGCCGGGGCTTCGGCGGCATGATGCCCCCCATCATCTTCGGCGACTTTTCGGGTGGCCGCGGGGTGTTTGGCGGCGGAGGCGGCAGCTGGGGCGGCGGAGGTGGTGGCTTCGGCGGCTTCGGGGGCGGCTCCTCCGGCGGCGGCGGCGCCTCCGGCGACTGGTAG
- a CDS encoding 3'-5' exonuclease, with the protein MRYISLDLETTGGNPQRHQVLELAAVVEDTKRLRPLAELPAFRRVVRHPEYVGTAGALALNAGLLQELARKEPNPELCTPAELLPQLREFLLAQGFRPDKKDCVTVTLAGKNVASFDLGFLRELPGWGTLVRAEPAMLDPAAFYLNWRKDSRLPTMSICKARAQFEDHTVAHQALADALDVVRLLRPFYELPVYKVGAQGLGDLGA; encoded by the coding sequence ATGCGCTACATTTCCCTCGACCTCGAAACCACCGGCGGCAATCCGCAGCGCCATCAGGTGCTGGAGCTGGCGGCCGTGGTGGAAGACACCAAGCGGCTGCGGCCCCTGGCCGAGCTGCCGGCGTTTCGGCGGGTGGTGCGCCACCCCGAGTATGTGGGCACGGCGGGGGCACTGGCCCTGAACGCCGGCCTGCTGCAAGAGCTGGCCCGAAAAGAGCCCAACCCCGAGTTGTGCACGCCCGCCGAGCTGCTGCCCCAGTTACGGGAGTTTCTGCTGGCCCAGGGCTTCCGCCCCGATAAAAAAGATTGCGTAACGGTGACGCTGGCCGGCAAAAACGTAGCTTCCTTCGACCTGGGGTTTCTCAGGGAACTGCCGGGCTGGGGCACGCTGGTACGGGCCGAGCCGGCCATGCTGGACCCGGCCGCCTTCTACCTCAACTGGCGCAAAGACTCCCGCCTGCCCACCATGAGCATCTGCAAAGCCCGCGCGCAGTTTGAAGACCACACCGTCGCCCACCAAGCCCTAGCCGACGCCCTGGACGTAGTGCGCCTGCTACGCCCGTTCTATGAGCTGCCGGTGTATAAAGTAGGGGCTCAGGGTCTTGGGGACTTAGGGGCTTAG
- a CDS encoding T9SS type A sorting domain-containing protein: MVSSNPNSYQLNGPSPGEYVYVSVNITNECGSSLQFGQSVYGASEIDGQPCQAYRRAPDAAPKAYPNPADTELTVELPDNVEGHVRLYNGQGRQVRQAAARGKQVRFDVRGLPEGLYQLHVPTANGVSQQQQIQIKH; encoded by the coding sequence ATGGTGTCTTCCAATCCCAACTCATATCAGCTCAATGGCCCCTCGCCGGGTGAGTATGTGTACGTGAGCGTAAACATTACAAATGAATGCGGCAGCAGCTTACAATTCGGTCAATCGGTGTATGGAGCCAGTGAGATAGACGGGCAGCCCTGCCAGGCCTACCGCAGGGCCCCGGATGCGGCCCCCAAAGCCTATCCCAACCCCGCCGACACGGAGCTGACCGTGGAGCTGCCGGACAACGTGGAAGGCCACGTGCGGCTATACAACGGCCAGGGCCGGCAGGTGCGGCAGGCAGCAGCCCGCGGCAAGCAGGTACGGTTCGATGTACGCGGCTTGCCGGAAGGGCTCTACCAGCTGCATGTGCCCACGGCCAATGGTGTTTCGCAGCAGCAGCAGATTCAGATTAAACACTAG